The segment AACAATAACCGCCACCGACGACACCCGTCGGCGCTAGATGTCTCCGCCGGTAAGTCTCTGACAAATAAGATCAAGTTGATCGAGCGTGCGATACTTGATGGTCACTTCGCCCGACCGCGGATCGGTGCCCGTCTTGATCTGGACGTTAAGGCCGAGGAACTCTTCCAAGTGGCGCTGGACCGCGGCGATGTCGGCGTCCTTCACCGGATCGCGCGCCACCCGGGCAACCCGGCGGGTGGTGTCGCCCTCACCCGCGCGGCGAACGATCCGCTCGACATCGCGCACGGTCAACCCCTCGCTCACCGCGCGCTGGGCCAGTCCTTCGGCATCGTCGAACCCGATCAGGGCGCGCGCGTGACCCATGGACAGGGTGCCGCCCTCGACAGCATCGAGCACCTTTTCAGGCAGCTGCAGCAGCCGCTGGAGGTTCGCCACATGACTGCGCGACTTTTCGACCAGCTTGGCTATGTCCGCCTGCGTCATCCCCTCGTCGTCGGCCAGGCGCTGGTAGGCCCGCCCCTCTTCGACGGGATTCAGATCCTCTCGCTGCAGGTTCTCGACCAACGCCAGCGCCATGACTTCGCGGTTGTCGAGTTCGCGCACCAGCGCGGGTATTTCGTGCAGCCGCGCCTTTTGCGCCGCGCGCCAGCGCCGCTCACCCGCGACCAGCCGATACCGGCCCTGCCCCAGCGGCGTCACGATGACGGGCTGGATCACCCCGCGCTGGGCAATCGACCGCGCGAGTTCCTCCAGCGCCGCCTCATCGAAATGCTGGCGCGGTTGACCCGGAAGAGGTTCGATCGCGCCGACCGGGATACTCGCCATTCCCTGACCCTGGGGCGCTCCCGTTTGATCGATTGAAGGATCGTCGGGATTTCGCACCACCAGCGGTTCTTCGCGCCGGGTTTCACCCATCAACGCACCAAGACCGCGCCCAAGTTTCTTGCGAGTATCGTTCTTCGGCCGCTCGGGGATCGAGAATCGAATCGGATCGGCGGGGTTGTTCACGCGGCCTTCCTTTCGGCGGGCAGGCGCCCGATCAGTTCGCGCGCCAGGGCGATGTACGCGCGGCTGCCGGTGCAGTTGTGATCATAGACCAGTGCCGGCAGGCCGTGGCTCGGCGCCTCCGACAGGCGCACGTTCCGCGGGATGACCGATTCGAACACCAGCGGCCCCAGGCATGACCGGACGTCATCGGCCACCTGGTCCGTCAGGCGGTTGCGGCGGTCGAACATGGTCAACACCACCCCGATGATGCCGAGGTTGGCGTTGAAGCGCTGCTGAACCCGCTCCACGGTCTGCAACAACTGCGATAGACCTTCGAGCGCGAAGAATTCGCATTGCAGCGGCACCAGCAGCGTATCGGCCGCGCCCAGTGCGTTGAGGGTCAATAGACCGAGCGACGGCGGGCAGTCGATAAAGGCGATGTCGTGGGCGGTGTGCCCGCTCAACGCGCGAGATAGACGCGACGTGCGGTTCTCTACTGAGACCAGCTCAATTTCCGCACCCGACAGATCGACCGTCGCCGGTACGATGTCGAGGCCAGGAATGGACGTGCCCTGGATGCAATCCGACAAGTCCGCTCCATCAACCAGCAGCTCATAAGTCGAGCTGACCCGGTCTTCCGTACCGATGCCCATGCCGGTCGATGCATTGCCCTGCGGATCGAGGTCAATTAGCAAGGTTTTCCAACCAGTTGCAGCCATCGCCGTGGCGATATTGATCGCCGTAGTGGTCTTGCCGACTCCTCCTTTCTGATTGGCAATGGCGATAACGATCACGAGCTTTGTCCTGAATTGAATTGACCGACTACTATCCCCGAATCTGGATCAGTCGCTGATTGTTCCACGTGGAACGCCGTTTGGAGGTCGCGCGGCAGACTAGCTACTTCTTGCGCTGCTGACCTTCCTTTCGGCAATAACCAACGGGTGTGGTCTGTGGAAAAGCGACGCGCCAGCTTAAGGAGCTTCGCGAGCGGTGCGAAAGCTCTGGCAGATATTACGTCGAATGGTTCCGTCGGAACGTCCTCCAATCGCCGCCCGATAACCCGACAATCTGTGAGATGCAGTAGGGTCGAGACATGACATAACCACGAGACACGTAATGCGCGCGACTCGACGAGGGTCACCGGCCAATGTGGGCGCATCGCCGCGATGACGAGCCCGGGAAATCCTGCCCCGGTGCCCAGATCCAGCCAGCGGGGGGTTTCGCGTGAAACATGGTCCAACAGCTGGGCGCTGTCGGCGAAGTGGCGGCTCCAGGCTATCGACAGCGTATTCTGGGCCACCAGGTTCTGTTGGCTGTTCTCCAGACGAAGCATATCGCTCAATCGGTCAAGGCGGGCCATTGCCTGGGCGTCGCAGCGATCCGCCACGAACGCCCGCGCGGCGTCCTCGCCAGAAATCACGCTAGAGCCTGTGCGCGGCGTGTGTGAACCAACAGTGCTGCCAAGGCAGCAGGTGTGATTCCAGGCACACGGCCGGCGGCAGCCAATGTGCCAGGTTGCGCCGCGTGTAGCCGTTCAATCATCTCGTTGGATAGGCCCGGAACATCGCGAAACCGAAAGCCGTCCGGGATAGCCAATGTTTCACTTGCGCGGAGATCGCGCAGCTCCGCTTCCTGACGTGCCAGATACGGCGCGTAAGCTGCGTCCTCAGTCAATTCGAGACCCACGTCGTCGCTTATAAATCCCTCTGGCAAATGCGTGACCAGAGAATCCTGCGCAACCCCATCGTAGGTGAGCCATTCACGCAGCGTACGGGGCGGCGCGTCGGGGCGAGCGCCTGCCACCTCTCGCGACGTTAGCCGCCGATCGAGCGCGGTATCCCAAACGATGCGCTGGGCGTCCCGCCGGTCAAACCACTCCTGTCGTTGTTCGCCAACAAGGCCCGCGGCGATCCCGACCGGCGTTAGCCGCGTACTCGCGTTGCTCGCGCGCAGGCGCAGGCGATACTCCGCGCGGGCTGTAAGCATCCGGTATGGTTCGCTCACGCCCTGCAGGGTCAGATCGTCGACCATCACGGCAATGTAGGAGTTGGCCCGGTCCAGCGCTGGCGCCTCCCGCCCCAGGACAGCTGCGGCCGCGTGAGCGCCTGCGACCAGACCTTGCGCCGCGGCTTCCTCGTAACCGGTGGTCCCGTTGATCTGCCCCGCACAATACAACCCGCGAAGCGCGCGCATCTGCAGACCGCTATCGAGACTGCGCGGATCGACGTGGTCGTATTCCACAGCGTAGCCCGAAACCGCCATCTCGACCGATTCCAAACCCGGCATCGTCTGCAACATTGCAAGCTGAACATCGGCGGGCAGCGAGGTGCTGATGCCGTTGGGATAGACCATCGCGGTGCGAAGACCCTCGGGTTCAAGGAACACCTGATGCCCGTCGCGGTCGCCAAACCGATGGACCTTGTCCTCGATAGACGGGCAATAGCGCGGCCCCTGCGCACCGATGGCGCCGCTAAACAGAGGTGACCGGGCAAGGTTCGACCGGATCACGTCGTGGGTTGCGTTATTGGTTCGGGTAATGGCGCAGGCCAGCTGCGGATTGCGGCGGCCCACCGTCAATGGCGACATGGTCCACTCGTCGGCGTCCGAAGGCTGCACCTCCAGCCGAGCCCAATCTATCGTCCGCCCGTCCAGTCGCGGCGGTGTTCCGGTCTTCAGCCGCGCCATCGGCAAAGCCGCATCCCGCAATTGCTCCGCCAAGCGCCTGGCGGATTGCTCCCCAATGCGGCCACCTGCAAGTCGCTCCTCGCCGCGAAACAGCGTTCCGCCAAGGAATGTGCCAGTGCACAGGATCACCGCCTGCGCAGATAGTGTGGTGCCGTCGGCCAGCATGAGCCCAGTCACGCGACCATTACTGATCTCAAGCGCCTGCGCTTCACCAGCGATCTGCGTGATCGCACTCTGTTCGCGCAACGCGGCCTGGACCGCAGCCTTGAACAATTGCCGGTCCGCCTGGACCCGTGGACCCCAGACGGCGCTCCCTTTGGAACGGTTGAGCATCCGATAGTGAATCGCCGCCGCATCAGCCGCCCGTGCGATGATGCCGTCGAGCGCATCCACCTCCCGCACGAGGTGCCCCTTGCCCAGTCCGCCAATCGCCGGGTTGCAGCTCATCGCGCCGATGGTGTCGAGATCAAAGGTCACCAGACCGACCCGTGCACCCATCCGGGCCGCAGCCGCTGCAGCTTCCACCCCGGCGTGACCGCCGCCCACCACCAGAACGTCGAAATCTTTCATGCGCTGCCAATATGGCAACGAACGCACAGGGTCAAAGCGGCTGTTCCACGTGGAACATCACTTGCCGATGCAAAAGCGTCCGAACAGCGCATCGAGCATATGCTCGGTGGAGGCGCGCCCGGTGATCCGGTCGAACGCCGTCCGCGCCAGTCTGAGCCGTTCCGCGATGATTAGCGGATCGGAATCGTTGATCGTCAGGGCGGAGAGAGCGTCTTCTAACAGAGCATGCTGCCGGCGCGTGAGCGCGATCGCACCACCGGCGGGGAGCAGCTCCCGCGCGTGACTAACCAACGCGCATTTAAGCTCGCGCATCCCGTCACCTGTCACCGCCGATACCCCAGCACGAGCACTGGACTTGTGAACGCCCAAATCGGCCTTGGCGTCGATCTCCCACGCGTCGGGCGGCCCATCCCCTTCCGGCCCCAGCCACAAGATCACGTCAGCCCGCAGCAGCGCGTTTCTGGCCCGATCGATGCCCTGTAGCTCGATCGGGTCCGACGATGCTTCCCGCAATCCGGCGGTGTCGACGAATGTGAATGGTACGCCGTCGATCGCCACGGGCCGCTCAAGCAAATCGCGGGTGGTCCCCGGCGTCGGGGCGGTGATCGCCGCCTCGTCTTCAATCAAGGCGTTGAAAAGGGTGGATTTCCCGGCGTTTGGCGGACCCGCCAGGACAACCCTGAAGCCTTCGCGGAGGGGCTCGACCAGCGGGCGCGCCAACCATTCCTGCAACTCCGCGGCAAAGGCGGAGACGCTCTCCTGGAATGAAGGGGGGAGCTCCGAAACGTCTTCCTCGTCTCCGAAATCCAGCACAGCCTCGACCTGTGCCGACAAGCCCAGGAGCCGATCACGCCAACGGTCGACCTGGCGTGAGAGGGCACCTCCGGCCAAGGCCAGCGCCGCGCGTCGCTGCAACTCGGTTTCGGCGGCGAGCAGGTCCGCCAGTCCCTCCGCCTGCGCAAGGTCGATCCGCCCGTTGATGAAGGCCCGCCGGGTGAACTCCCCCGCCTCCGCCTTGCGGACCCGGGGAAACGATTGCAGCGCTACCTCAACCGATGCCACCACCGCCCGCCCGCCATGGAGGTGCAGTTCGGCTACATCCTCGCCGGTCGCGGTCCCCGGCCCCGGTAGCCATAGTACCAGAGCCCGGTCGAGTTCCTCCGCTGCCTGATCGCGCAACACGGCCGCCATGGCCCGGCGCGGCTGCGGCAGCCGCCCGGCCAACGCGGTAAGGACTACGCCCGCTTCGGGGCCGCTCACCCGCACGACCGCGATGCCGGCCGGCGGCGCGCCGCTCGACAGGGCGAAAATGGTCTCCATGGGACGAGGTTGAACCTCTTGTGCGCTGGTTCGCCCGGCGGTTACGCGTCCGGATTGCCTTTCGGCGTGGTGCCGGATCCCTTGCCCGCCGCCGCGGCGCCTTCGATGAAGTTCTGGAACAGCTTCATGCCGATCTGCCCCATCGGTGCCATCTGTCCCGCGACCTCCTGCAGCTTGTCGATGCTGCCGACGCCCTTCATCGCCTTGGCCATAAGGTCGACGTACACTTCGTTCGCCTTGCCGACATCGGGCAAGCCCATGAAGCTGCGCGCCTCTTCCGGGGTGCAATCGATCTCGATGTGGACCTTCATCGCCGGCTCCTGCGTTCTGGGGACGAACACCTGTCACACAGGTTTGGCAAAGTCCACCGCCGCAGGTTAAGCGCACCTGGGCTGCAAGGGAGATGAAAAATGGGCGAATTGCGACGGATCGGGACTCTTGAGGGCGACCAGACCTTTCCAGTCTACCGCGCCGAACCCGCTGCCGGGGCAACCGCTGCGATCATCGTCATTCCCGAAATCTTCGGGATCAATCCCGGAATCCGCGCGAAGTGCGATGCATGGGCAAAGCTGGGTTATCTGGCAGTCGCGCCCGACATCTTCTGGCGCTTTGCAGAAGGGGAAGAGCTTGATCCCGATGTGCCAGACCAGTTCGACAAGGCACTGAAAAATATGGGCCAGTTCGACCTCGACTCCTGTATGCGGGATATCGAGGCGCTGATCCACCATCTCAAGCGAGAGGGTAACTGCTCGAAGGTGGGCCTGGTCGGTTTCTGCCTCGGTGGATTCGTCGCCTACACCGCCGCCGCCCGCACCGACATCGATGCATCTGTCGGCTATTACGGCGTGTCGATCGACCAGCATCTGGGCGAGGCGCAGGCGATCGCCAACCCCCTGATGCTGCACATTGCAGGCGCGGATCACTTCGTCACGGCTGACGCGCAAACGGCGATCCATCAGGCATTGGATGGCCATCCCCGGGTGACTCTGCACGACTACCCCGGCCTAGATCACGGGTTTGCCGCAGAGATAGGCCAGCGCCGCGACGAACAGGGCGCCCAGCTCGCCGACCGCCGCACTGAGGCGTTCTTCGCGGAGCATCTGGCCGCATGATCAACCGCGCCCGGTGGCGCTGGTCGGCCCACACGGCGACCCGCTATGGCCTGCCGCTGGGGGTGCTGGTGCTCAGTGTCGCGTTCGCCCTGTGGTGGCGGTGGGGCCTGTTCGTCAGCCTGCCGCTCCTGGCGGTCGCGGCATGGGACTTCCTCCAGCGCGAACATACCCTGCGGCGCAACTACCCGCTGCTGGCGCGGTTCAGATGGATCATGGAGGATTTGCGGCCCTTCGCGCAGGCCTATGTCGTCGAAGGCGACCTGGAGGGGCGCCCGTTCAACCACGATGAACGCTCGCTGGTCTATGCGCGGGCCAAGGGTGAGCTCGACTCGCATCCGTTCGGCACCGAACTCGACGTATATTCCGATGAATACGAGTGGCTCGCGCACTCGATGGTCCCGAACGAACAAGCCCCTCTGGAATGGCGAGTCGACGTCGGTAGCTCGCAATGCACCAGGCCCTATTCCGCCGCATTGCTCAATATCTCGGCCATGAGTTTCGGCTCGCTGTCAGCCAAGGCCATTCTGGCGCTCAACAAGGGGGCCGCAGCCGGCGGTTTCTATCATGACACCGGCGAAGGCGGCTTGTCGCGCTACCACCGTGAGCACGGCGGTCACCTGGTGTGGGAAATCGGCAGCGGCTATTTCGGCTGCCGCGACGGGTGGGGCAAGTTCGATCCCGCCAAGTTTGCCGATACCGCGCAGATCGATCAGGTGAAGATGGTCGAGATCAAGCTGAGCCAGGGTGCCAAGCCCGGGCACGGCGGGGTTCTGCCGGGATCCAAGGTGAGCGCGGAGATCGCCGCGGCGCGCGGGGTGCCGCAGGGCAAGGATTGCGTCTCCCCGGCCGCGCATTCGACCTTCTCGACGCCGGTCGAACTGCTCGAATGGGCGGCACAGCTGCGCGAACTGTCGGGCGGCAAGCCGGTCGGCCTCAAGCTGTGCGTCGGGCAGCCCCACGAGGTGTTCGCGCTGGTGAAGGCGATGCTCGAGACGGGCATCCGGGTGGATTACATCGTCGTCGATGGGGCGGAGGGCGGCACCGGCGCCTCTCCGGTCGAATTCTCCAATCGCGTGGGCAGCCCGTTGCGCGAAGGATTGGTCCTGATGCGGAACGCCCTGGTAGGGGCCGATCTGAAGCACGAGATCAAGCTCGCCGCCGCGGGCAAGGTCCACTCAGGCGCCGGTATGGCGATGAATTTCGGCCTTGGTGCGGACTGGTGCAACGCGGCCCGCGCCTTCATGTTCGCGCTGGGCTGCGTGCAATCGATGCGCTGTCATGAGGACACCTGCCCTACCGGGATCACCACGCAGGATGCCACGCGGCAATACGGACTGGTGGTGCCGGAAAAGGCCGAGCGGGTCGCCCGGTTCCAACGGCAAACGCTGCACGGCTTGCGCGAGATGGTGGTCGCCATGGGGCTCGACAATCCGTGGCAGATCACCTCGTGCCATATCAACGAGCGGCTCGACAGCGCCCGCGCCGCGCCGGTCGACGAGATTTATGGGTTCCTCGAGGAAGGAGCATTGCTCGACGATCCGGACGCCACGCAGTATGCCCGCTACTGGCGGATGGCCCAGGCGAACAGTTTCGCGCGGGCAAACTGAGGGGAAGATGCGATGAGCGCGGAAATGGGTCTGAAGAATTGGCACCGCGTCCTCGACGGCGGCAGCGATCCCGCCGCGCTCGCCGAAATCATCCGCGAAGATGCGGTGTTTCACTCCCCGGTGGTGCACACCCCGCAAACGGGCCGCGCCAAAGTGGTCGGGTATCTCGCCGCCGCGGGGGTGGTGCTCAATACCGAGGCGTTCCGGTACGTGCGCGAATTCAGCGACGGCAATCAGGCGCTGCTCGAATTCGTGACCGAGCTCGATGGCATCCAGATCAACGGCATCGACCTGATTACCTTCGACGATGCGGGACTGATCGCCGACTTCAAGGTGATGGTCCGCCCGCTGAAGGCGATCAACAAGGTGTGGGAAATGATGGGTGCCCAGCTGGCGGCGACCGCCGGAAGCTAACCGAAGATTATCTGCGCCTGTCCGGCCCCCCGCGGCTGGCCACAGCCCGATAGCTAATTCAATGCGGCGAAGTTCTCCACCAGCTGGCGCGAACCGGGCGACATCATTCCGGGCAACTCGGCCGCGATGGCGGCGCGACGGCCGGCCAGATCGGAACCAAGCCGCATGCGGTGCATCGACCAGCCCGCGCAGCTGCGCTCAGTGATCGGCTCATCGATCAGCCGGAGAATTCCCGAATGTCGCGGGTCCCGCGCCAACTTCGCCATCAGGCTCATCAGCACGGCCTGCTCGCCTTCGATCAGCTGCAGGAAGTTGCGGCCGTTGTAGATCAAAAAGCCGGTGAT is part of the Altererythrobacter sp. TH136 genome and harbors:
- the mnmG gene encoding tRNA uridine-5-carboxymethylaminomethyl(34) synthesis enzyme MnmG; the protein is MKDFDVLVVGGGHAGVEAAAAAARMGARVGLVTFDLDTIGAMSCNPAIGGLGKGHLVREVDALDGIIARAADAAAIHYRMLNRSKGSAVWGPRVQADRQLFKAAVQAALREQSAITQIAGEAQALEISNGRVTGLMLADGTTLSAQAVILCTGTFLGGTLFRGEERLAGGRIGEQSARRLAEQLRDAALPMARLKTGTPPRLDGRTIDWARLEVQPSDADEWTMSPLTVGRRNPQLACAITRTNNATHDVIRSNLARSPLFSGAIGAQGPRYCPSIEDKVHRFGDRDGHQVFLEPEGLRTAMVYPNGISTSLPADVQLAMLQTMPGLESVEMAVSGYAVEYDHVDPRSLDSGLQMRALRGLYCAGQINGTTGYEEAAAQGLVAGAHAAAAVLGREAPALDRANSYIAVMVDDLTLQGVSEPYRMLTARAEYRLRLRASNASTRLTPVGIAAGLVGEQRQEWFDRRDAQRIVWDTALDRRLTSREVAGARPDAPPRTLREWLTYDGVAQDSLVTHLPEGFISDDVGLELTEDAAYAPYLARQEAELRDLRASETLAIPDGFRFRDVPGLSNEMIERLHAAQPGTLAAAGRVPGITPAALAALLVHTRRAQALA
- a CDS encoding nuclear transport factor 2 family protein, with translation MSAEMGLKNWHRVLDGGSDPAALAEIIREDAVFHSPVVHTPQTGRAKVVGYLAAAGVVLNTEAFRYVREFSDGNQALLEFVTELDGIQINGIDLITFDDAGLIADFKVMVRPLKAINKVWEMMGAQLAATAGS
- a CDS encoding ParA family protein; this translates as MIVIAIANQKGGVGKTTTAINIATAMAATGWKTLLIDLDPQGNASTGMGIGTEDRVSSTYELLVDGADLSDCIQGTSIPGLDIVPATVDLSGAEIELVSVENRTSRLSRALSGHTAHDIAFIDCPPSLGLLTLNALGAADTLLVPLQCEFFALEGLSQLLQTVERVQQRFNANLGIIGVVLTMFDRRNRLTDQVADDVRSCLGPLVFESVIPRNVRLSEAPSHGLPALVYDHNCTGSRAYIALARELIGRLPAERKAA
- a CDS encoding ParB/RepB/Spo0J family partition protein codes for the protein MNNPADPIRFSIPERPKNDTRKKLGRGLGALMGETRREEPLVVRNPDDPSIDQTGAPQGQGMASIPVGAIEPLPGQPRQHFDEAALEELARSIAQRGVIQPVIVTPLGQGRYRLVAGERRWRAAQKARLHEIPALVRELDNREVMALALVENLQREDLNPVEEGRAYQRLADDEGMTQADIAKLVEKSRSHVANLQRLLQLPEKVLDAVEGGTLSMGHARALIGFDDAEGLAQRAVSEGLTVRDVERIVRRAGEGDTTRRVARVARDPVKDADIAAVQRHLEEFLGLNVQIKTGTDPRSGEVTIKYRTLDQLDLICQRLTGGDI
- a CDS encoding dienelactone hydrolase family protein, yielding MGELRRIGTLEGDQTFPVYRAEPAAGATAAIIVIPEIFGINPGIRAKCDAWAKLGYLAVAPDIFWRFAEGEELDPDVPDQFDKALKNMGQFDLDSCMRDIEALIHHLKREGNCSKVGLVGFCLGGFVAYTAAARTDIDASVGYYGVSIDQHLGEAQAIANPLMLHIAGADHFVTADAQTAIHQALDGHPRVTLHDYPGLDHGFAAEIGQRRDEQGAQLADRRTEAFFAEHLAA
- a CDS encoding DUF6489 family protein; its protein translation is MKVHIEIDCTPEEARSFMGLPDVGKANEVYVDLMAKAMKGVGSIDKLQEVAGQMAPMGQIGMKLFQNFIEGAAAAGKGSGTTPKGNPDA
- a CDS encoding BLUF domain-containing protein; translation: MRRIVYISTATGLPAAEVDRIVAAAEQGNFERQITGFLIYNGRNFLQLIEGEQAVLMSLMAKLARDPRHSGILRLIDEPITERSCAGWSMHRMRLGSDLAGRRAAIAAELPGMMSPGSRQLVENFAALN
- a CDS encoding FMN-binding glutamate synthase family protein, with translation MINRARWRWSAHTATRYGLPLGVLVLSVAFALWWRWGLFVSLPLLAVAAWDFLQREHTLRRNYPLLARFRWIMEDLRPFAQAYVVEGDLEGRPFNHDERSLVYARAKGELDSHPFGTELDVYSDEYEWLAHSMVPNEQAPLEWRVDVGSSQCTRPYSAALLNISAMSFGSLSAKAILALNKGAAAGGFYHDTGEGGLSRYHREHGGHLVWEIGSGYFGCRDGWGKFDPAKFADTAQIDQVKMVEIKLSQGAKPGHGGVLPGSKVSAEIAAARGVPQGKDCVSPAAHSTFSTPVELLEWAAQLRELSGGKPVGLKLCVGQPHEVFALVKAMLETGIRVDYIVVDGAEGGTGASPVEFSNRVGSPLREGLVLMRNALVGADLKHEIKLAAAGKVHSGAGMAMNFGLGADWCNAARAFMFALGCVQSMRCHEDTCPTGITTQDATRQYGLVVPEKAERVARFQRQTLHGLREMVVAMGLDNPWQITSCHINERLDSARAAPVDEIYGFLEEGALLDDPDATQYARYWRMAQANSFARAN
- the rsmG gene encoding 16S rRNA (guanine(527)-N(7))-methyltransferase RsmG, which codes for MARLDRLSDMLRLENSQQNLVAQNTLSIAWSRHFADSAQLLDHVSRETPRWLDLGTGAGFPGLVIAAMRPHWPVTLVESRALRVSWLCHVSTLLHLTDCRVIGRRLEDVPTEPFDVISARAFAPLAKLLKLARRFSTDHTRWLLPKGRSAAQEVASLPRDLQTAFHVEQSATDPDSGIVVGQFNSGQSS
- the mnmE gene encoding tRNA uridine-5-carboxymethylaminomethyl(34) synthesis GTPase MnmE, encoding METIFALSSGAPPAGIAVVRVSGPEAGVVLTALAGRLPQPRRAMAAVLRDQAAEELDRALVLWLPGPGTATGEDVAELHLHGGRAVVASVEVALQSFPRVRKAEAGEFTRRAFINGRIDLAQAEGLADLLAAETELQRRAALALAGGALSRQVDRWRDRLLGLSAQVEAVLDFGDEEDVSELPPSFQESVSAFAAELQEWLARPLVEPLREGFRVVLAGPPNAGKSTLFNALIEDEAAITAPTPGTTRDLLERPVAIDGVPFTFVDTAGLREASSDPIELQGIDRARNALLRADVILWLGPEGDGPPDAWEIDAKADLGVHKSSARAGVSAVTGDGMRELKCALVSHARELLPAGGAIALTRRQHALLEDALSALTINDSDPLIIAERLRLARTAFDRITGRASTEHMLDALFGRFCIGK